One window from the genome of Pseudonocardia hierapolitana encodes:
- a CDS encoding MFS transporter, whose protein sequence is MTPHTLADPVQRVSAGWVVRFSLAWIGLYAGLFGPLQVLLPQQVEALAPQDKEAALALVLAAGAACTLVANPLFGALSDRTRSRFGRRKPWIALGFAGGAVAIALLAAAPALPLVVAGWCAVQTLLNAPFAALSAAVPDEVPAAQRGTAAGYLGLAFVVGVGAGTGLAVLAGSVTTGYLLCAFAAVLFSLPYVLLGRPAGHQPETTWRWGEFLRGFWINPVRHRDFGWGFLTRFLVNLGNAIVLLYLFFFLSDVVGLADPASSVLVLTAVYSVAMLASVVVAGRLSDRVGRRRVFVTGGALVMAGAAVLISVWPAWPGVVTAAVALGIGFGAYSAVDFALLTQVLPAARDRGKDLGVLNIASSLPQVIAPAIAAPVVTVLGGYTALYLVAAAIEVAGAVLVYRIRSVR, encoded by the coding sequence ATGACGCCGCACACGCTCGCCGACCCGGTGCAGCGGGTGTCGGCGGGCTGGGTGGTCCGGTTCTCGCTGGCGTGGATCGGGCTGTACGCGGGCCTGTTCGGGCCGCTGCAGGTGCTGTTGCCCCAGCAGGTCGAGGCGCTCGCGCCGCAGGACAAGGAGGCGGCGCTCGCACTGGTGCTCGCGGCGGGCGCGGCCTGCACCCTCGTGGCGAACCCGCTGTTCGGCGCGCTGTCGGACCGCACGCGCTCCCGGTTCGGCCGGCGCAAGCCCTGGATCGCGCTCGGGTTCGCAGGCGGTGCCGTCGCGATCGCGCTGCTCGCAGCGGCACCGGCCCTCCCGCTGGTGGTGGCCGGGTGGTGCGCCGTGCAGACGCTGCTCAACGCGCCGTTCGCCGCGCTCAGCGCCGCCGTGCCGGACGAGGTGCCGGCCGCACAGCGCGGCACGGCGGCCGGGTACCTCGGCCTGGCGTTCGTCGTCGGCGTCGGCGCCGGGACCGGGCTCGCGGTCCTCGCCGGGTCCGTCACCACCGGATACCTGCTGTGCGCGTTCGCCGCCGTGCTCTTCAGCCTCCCGTACGTCCTGCTGGGGCGGCCCGCAGGCCACCAGCCGGAGACGACCTGGCGGTGGGGCGAGTTCCTGCGCGGGTTCTGGATCAACCCGGTGCGCCACCGCGACTTCGGCTGGGGCTTCCTCACGCGCTTCCTGGTGAACCTCGGCAACGCGATCGTGCTGCTCTACCTGTTCTTCTTCCTCTCCGACGTCGTCGGGCTGGCCGACCCGGCCTCCAGCGTCCTGGTCCTCACGGCCGTCTACTCGGTGGCCATGCTGGCCTCGGTGGTCGTCGCGGGCAGGCTGTCGGACCGCGTGGGCAGGCGGCGCGTGTTCGTCACCGGGGGCGCGCTGGTCATGGCCGGGGCGGCCGTGCTGATCTCGGTGTGGCCGGCCTGGCCGGGCGTGGTGACCGCCGCCGTGGCCCTCGGCATCGGCTTCGGCGCGTACAGCGCGGTGGACTTCGCGCTGCTCACCCAAGTGCTCCCCGCTGCGCGCGACCGCGGGAAGGACCTGGGCGTGCTCAACATCGCCAGCTCGCTGCCGCAGGTCATCGCCCCCGCGATCGCCGCACCGGTCGTGACCGTGCTCGGCGGGTACACGGCGCTCTACCTCGTGGCGGCCGCGATCGAGGTGGCGGGCGCGGTCCTCGTCTACCGGATCCGATCGGTCCGCTGA